The genomic segment ATGTGAGCTAATACTGAAACATAAATTcctataataataaatacaattaatattgatgctttttaagtgatgcaaaatgttttatttgagtggggtttttttttatctacagATCAATGCTGATGTCTTGGACAGAAATACGGGTGAAAAACTACACAAGGAACTAGCATTTGATGTTTTAATACGAGACATAAATGATAATCCACCCAAGTTCTCTCTTCCTGAAGTAACAGTTGATGTAAAGGAAAATATACAAGAAAGTGAGTATATGgttttgtaaataactcataGTGTGCACATTTCCtatttcaaacaaacaaaaaaaaattgatatTAAGACTCTTAGAGAATATAGGATCATTTCAAACCAAAGTCTCATCTTTGGTTTGAAATGATATAGTAAGTTTCATCTTACTATAGTCATACTGcatacttctttagttttctttttctgactgAAATCATTTTCTTTATACCACATTTACTCTCCAACTCTCCTTTGCTCTCTTTACCCAACTTTTTAAAGGGTTTTTGCCAGTTACCCTGGTGGTCACAGATATAGATCAGGAAAACACACCCAACTCTCAATTCTACATCACGATGGTTTCACAGAGTCCAGCAGAGCCCAAAATTGCTGTGCAGCAGCTTGAAGGAGGACTGGCCAAACTCACCTTAAAAGGATGCTTTGACTATGATGTGAGATTTATTGCGATATTCTTGCTAAATCTTTAAAAAGTTAATGTACATGCAAATAAACATGCTGAATTTTCAAATATCTCAAATATTTATTATATGTTTCAGAAAgcaaaaaagtataaaatcaTCTTACAAGCAAAAGATCGTGGAACAAAGCCAAAGACTCTGTCCTCTACTGCTGTTGTTAACCTGAACATTATCGATGCAAACACTCACCAACCAAGATTTAAGGAGAGACAGGTACCAATTATTTTACTTACTAAAAGTGCTTTTTAAGAGACGCACATATTAAACttttgaaatgtttctccctTTTTAGTACAACGGTGAAGCAATAGAAATGGAGACCATTGCTAATGTTTTGAGAGTTGCTGTGGAGGATAAAGACACTCCCAACACTGATGCATGGCGTGCCAAATACTTCTTCATTGCAGGGAATGAAGAAGGAATCTACAAAATTGAAACTGATCCAGAAACAAATGAGGGTGTCCTGAGTATTGTCAGGGTAattctgcttttttcacttgGATTAAAAACTTGATTATTTAACTCAGGGAAGAACTAGTCCACTAATGTTTTATCACAAAAGCTATATCAATATGTAATAaaagttgtttgtgtgtgtacgtgttgtgtttttcagaaaaaaaaatttaaacacaaaacTTCAACAAACCTGCAGATTGGAGTAAAAAACATTGAAGACATATTTGTTTGTGCTGGCACAAATCCACCTACAGACAGAGCCAATGTCACTATAAAAATGATTGATACCAACAATCCACCAGAGTTTGAAAAAGCTATAGATGACACATACTTGAAGGAGGAAGCAGAGCCTGGAAAGGTGCTGTTCAAGCCAAAGGTTATTGATGTTGACTCTAATGTTACCAGGTAGGGTGTCTACAACCTTTCTACAAAGCTTATTTTGATTGACATAAATATATAAGGGCTGCAATGATTCTTTGAGTCATTCGAATAACTCAATTATAAAAAATTCTCAACACAAATTTTTTCTTTGATACTTCGTTTAACACACGGCTATGTAGCGCTCAGTTGTCCCCATGTAAACCTGAGTGCTTCACCCACATTTGCGCCTAAGAATAGACTTGCAGTAGAAACATATCTAGAAGCAGACGTCAATAAAAGTATAACAACATTAAGCCAGCGCAGCCCCCagtttttcaacaaaaaaatggtaacacaacagcagcagtgatgtaGATGCCATAGTTTAACGTGGAGTCTGTCTACACACACggcaaaagagaaaagaggtgGAGCTATTAAGACCTCAGGTAGagtgaaagaaaatgtgtttttagtaGTGCTGTTCCTGTAATCACCATTAAAACCTTTACTGGAAAAAAGCTAGCGGGAGTCCTTCATTCAACCGACTGATCAAAAAACTCTAACATGAAGAAAAAGGAACTTTGTTGCTGTTCCATCCACCACTGTTTTCTTATACAGCAAGAAAGTACAGTAAAGCAACAGAAGTTACATACCGATAAACTGTCAATTTAGTCTGATACAATTACTAAATTAGGCAGCTTGCTGAAGGCTGACAAATCTCCCACTTTCTATCGCAGTGATACCTGCAGGAAACATGGCCGAGTTTAAAGGGGGACATAAGGTGTACTACATCATATTTCAAGGCTTGAGTAACATCATTTTTCAGATAAAAGTGAAATAGAATAACTTATGAATAAACCcacattgatatttaaaaataatgatatatgaggtttttttttttaacgggCATTATAAAAGTCTACATAATGTCTTGTTTTAAGCAGCACATAATTTTGTATCTAGGGACATGGTAAACTTCAGAATGCTGATGTGCTCGCTTTCTTCATCGTAGCCACCTCATACAGACACAAACtcattcattcacctgcacactaaaacatgcagacacacactgatATAGAAACATACACATGAACACacttaattaaaatgaaagggTTACGTTTTTTGACAGATGTTGTATGCGGTTAaactttaaaagtttttttgtctcattttaaTATTGATTTTTGGTCATTTATAAACATATCTTATCTGTTTACTCAATTAATCAGTGGAGTAATTGATAGATAATTGATAATAATTACTAAATTATGACTAAATCTGCCATGTTTATAGAATAAACCTCAAGTGGCCCAAGTCCCTTCAGCAATAACATTTCTTGATATAAAGGTTGGGTCAGTTGACTTAATTTGAGCTATACTGTACTGTAGTTCATGATAATTTCATTGATTGAGTCTAATGTGAATCCAAGATTTTCCATTCTGCCTGTAAGCTACAACATAAAATGGAGACTGACAAGGGTTTTATTTAAACCTTTTCatttcttcttaaaaataaaagaaaaaacagatccTGCAAAGCGTGATAAGCAACAAGAAATGGTAGCTATCCCAAGCTAATCTAATCATGTCTTTATCGACACCTGGTCGTATAGATTACCAGAAAATAAGCCTATACAACAGTGGCCTTACCACTGCAAGGCCAGTAGGTGTCACAGAGAAGCATAACAAGATTAAGTTAGAAATGACTACTGAGGGAGTAACGCCTTTTGCACTGCAGTACACAAAAAGCTACAGTTTTGGTTTCCACAAGCTACAACTCAGTATTTTCATCTAATATGTTCTGCACCACTCTCTGATTACTCTTTAGGTATGTGCTCCTAACAGATCCAGCTGACTGGGTGGCCATTGATagtaaaacaggagaaatcaaATCAACTAAGAGGATGGACAGAGAGTCACGATTTGTTGATGACGAGAATGTTTACACAGTCGTCATAGCTGCCATAGACGATGGTACACAGAAGCTCTACTATAGTTAAAATAAACTGGATAATGTCTTAAAGAAATCTTTGGAATAACAAAgcaattttttctgttttgctgtGGTTTCAAAGGTCAGCCTCCAGCCACAAGCACATGCACTGTCAAGATCCACCTTGCGGACATCAATGACAATACTCCTAAACTGGTCAACATCAGCGCTGTCATATGTGGAAACAAGGTTAACAAGGTCAAGGTGCGTGCAAAGGACCTAGATGCTTATCCTTTCAGTGGACCCTTCTACTTTTCTTTGGGGGATGAAACACAAGAGCAACAATGGAAATTAGAACCTGACTATGGTTGGTACATTTATATATGTAAACAGTTATtactataataataaaaaacatttcaaaaatcaGCCACAAAGTCACAAACTCTCCTACTTTTTTCTTACCCCACACAGGTGAGGAAGTATCTCTTGTTAGCTTGAAGACGCTTCCTTATCTTAACTATTCAATTCCCCTGGTGATTATGGACCAACAGAACAAAGCTGGACATGATACTCTGGAATTGAtggtgtgtgaatgtgaagaAAATGATGTTTGCAAAGAACCACCTTCAATAAGTTTTGGACCAGCTGACATTGGAGCACTTATTGCAAGATTGCTTATATTTTTGTGTGAGTATGGGGGGTTAACgtcaaaacatttttgttcagGATGATTTCACTAAaaagaaagacttttttttaggAATACGCTGATCATAGTCAGACATACATTAGAAGCTCCTGAGCAcggtctcatttttttttttgtcactgagCAACTTCTCTTTGGCAGCTTGTGGGCACCTCAATGTTGGTAATATGAAAGCTCTCCTGGTTTACAGCCAGCTTTAAAGTGCCACTTAGGGGATTTTCTTCTACCCATGAAAATGCCagtttaaaacacaaacatgagatGCACACTGTGTTCTTATCAACTTTTTCATGTGTGTCTGCAGCACTCCTAAtcgtgtttttgtgtgtaaagAAGAAGATTAAGAATGTGCAACAACATGAGGGCATGTACAACCAAGAAGAAGGGAGTTCTTCATGCAAGGTAGGTTGGTTGTGTTGATTGTTTCAAATCCAAGGCAACAGTGTGCTCCACTAAGTGAAAcgtaatttttaatttttctctctttcattccAGGCTGAGTCCACTTGTCTCCAGTCACCAACAGATAATATAGTAGTGGCAGACGCAGGCGACAATGCAGGTGCTCATGCTCTCAACTCTGACAGTCTTTCTTTTTGGTGGATGACTTTTTCCCAGAGAAGCATCAGTCGTGTCGATTTGAACACGGTCTTAGTATAGTCAAAGACAAGTTACATAAAATGTGTCTGTTAACCCTGCTTAAAAATAATGATAGTGATAATGATATTTTTCTTTGATAACAGACAAGTATGTAAACCAATGGTTAA from the Pelmatolapia mariae isolate MD_Pm_ZW linkage group LG20, Pm_UMD_F_2, whole genome shotgun sequence genome contains:
- the LOC134619238 gene encoding cadherin-like protein 26 — translated: MADSYGSKHNRNSKQDLLVRAKRRWGSSTIELEEEKDARYPIEISQIYNDKIEGKDFRFLLSGEGVPDVFTVNENTGAVYAHKKVDREEKPLYHINADVLDRNTGEKLHKELAFDVLIRDINDNPPKFSLPEVTVDVKENIQERFLPVTLVVTDIDQENTPNSQFYITMVSQSPAEPKIAVQQLEGGLAKLTLKGCFDYDKAKKYKIILQAKDRGTKPKTLSSTAVVNLNIIDANTHQPRFKERQYNGEAIEMETIANVLRVAVEDKDTPNTDAWRAKYFFIAGNEEGIYKIETDPETNEGVLSIVRKKKFKHKTSTNLQIGVKNIEDIFVCAGTNPPTDRANVTIKMIDTNNPPEFEKAIDDTYLKEEAEPGKVLFKPKVIDVDSNVTRYVLLTDPADWVAIDSKTGEIKSTKRMDRESRFVDDENVYTVVIAAIDDGQPPATSTCTVKIHLADINDNTPKLVNISAVICGNKVNKVKVRAKDLDAYPFSGPFYFSLGDETQEQQWKLEPDYGEEVSLVSLKTLPYLNYSIPLVIMDQQNKAGHDTLELMVCECEENDVCKEPPSISFGPADIGALIARLLIFLSLLIVFLCVKKKIKNVQQHEGMYNQEEGSSSCKAESTCLQSPTDNIVVADAGDNAAIVNEMLGPDAVKEIAKVTLSDYTIARCIDDMSADIESVVLETIRFSGKFALQLDEFTDISGHSQLLANLRFVDGDSIRENVLFCKALPEKTTGEEIFRVTSEYLEQAGLKWENCMSVCTDGAAAMVGRTKGFDSRVKAIHPDVIVTHCFLHCEALVAKTLPADLAPLLDDVVRMVNFIKTRPLKSRIFASLFEEMGAYIAAHCCLIAAHGGPMVVTQLSTGPCV